The Erythrobacter insulae genome window below encodes:
- a CDS encoding homoserine kinase, with translation MAVYTHLGAEDLAELIAHYDVGDLVSAKGIAEGVSNSNWLIETTRSRYILTMYERRIELGDLPYFLGLLDHLSAKGCPVPRTIHDRSGAAFRMESGKAVALIEFLPGVSPTHPTPDQARSVGKVLAQLHIASQDFTLNRANTMGFADNLAVLEQCGEGGLASIHPDLPAMIAPARAAAAIDLADLPQANIHADLFPDNVLMLGDKVTGLIDFYFACTGAMALDLATTHAAWCFAGDGGYRENVGSALMAGYESARQLEPRERDLLAEIAKGVALRFVTSRAEDWLDTPDDALVTRKDPMQFAKRWQFYNQHGNSVFR, from the coding sequence ATGGCAGTGTACACCCATCTTGGCGCGGAAGATCTAGCCGAGCTGATCGCGCATTATGATGTTGGCGATCTGGTTTCGGCCAAAGGTATTGCCGAAGGCGTCTCCAATTCCAACTGGCTGATCGAAACAACCCGGTCACGCTATATCCTGACCATGTACGAACGCCGGATCGAATTGGGCGACCTGCCGTATTTCCTTGGCCTGCTGGATCATCTCTCGGCCAAAGGCTGCCCTGTGCCGCGCACCATCCACGACCGCAGCGGCGCGGCGTTTCGGATGGAAAGCGGCAAAGCGGTGGCCCTGATCGAATTTCTTCCCGGAGTCTCGCCTACGCATCCGACCCCTGATCAGGCCCGTTCTGTTGGCAAAGTTTTGGCGCAGCTGCATATCGCCAGTCAGGATTTCACCCTCAACCGCGCCAACACAATGGGTTTTGCGGATAATCTGGCGGTGCTGGAGCAATGCGGCGAAGGCGGACTGGCTTCGATCCACCCGGATCTGCCAGCGATGATCGCGCCCGCGCGCGCCGCAGCAGCCATCGATCTTGCCGATCTGCCTCAAGCCAATATTCATGCTGATCTGTTTCCGGACAATGTCCTGATGCTGGGCGATAAAGTGACCGGCCTCATTGATTTCTACTTTGCCTGCACGGGAGCGATGGCTCTCGATCTTGCGACAACCCATGCGGCATGGTGCTTTGCCGGTGATGGCGGATACCGCGAGAATGTCGGTTCGGCTTTGATGGCTGGTTATGAAAGCGCGCGCCAGCTGGAGCCACGCGAACGCGATTTGCTGGCCGAAATCGCAAAGGGTGTGGCCCTGCGGTTTGTCACCAGCCGGGCCGAAGACTGGCTCGACACGCCCGATGATGCGCTCGTCACCCGCAAAGATCCGATGCAGTTCGCCAAACGCTGGCAATTTTATAACCAACACGGCAACAGCGTGTTCAGATGA
- the rnhA gene encoding ribonuclease HI, protein MKKVEIFTDGACKGNPGPGGWGTLLRMGKHEKELSGGEEDTTNNRMEMTAVIKGLGALIEPCQVEIYSDSKYVIDGITKWVEGWKRKGWVTASKKPVRNEDLWHELIEVAARHEIEWHWVKGHNGHVENERVDILASDAADKIAAGEPEAE, encoded by the coding sequence ATGAAAAAGGTCGAAATCTTCACTGATGGCGCTTGCAAAGGCAATCCGGGACCGGGCGGCTGGGGCACCTTGCTCAGAATGGGTAAGCACGAAAAAGAGTTATCCGGAGGCGAGGAGGACACCACCAACAACCGGATGGAAATGACAGCAGTTATCAAAGGGCTAGGCGCTTTGATCGAGCCATGTCAGGTCGAAATCTATTCCGACAGCAAATATGTGATCGACGGCATCACCAAGTGGGTCGAGGGCTGGAAACGCAAAGGCTGGGTCACAGCCAGCAAAAAACCGGTCCGCAACGAAGACCTGTGGCATGAACTGATCGAAGTCGCGGCGCGGCACGAAATTGAATGGCACTGGGTGAAAGGCCACAACGGCCACGTTGAAAATGAACGGGTCGATATCCTTGCCAGCGATGCGGCAGACAAGATCGCCGCTGGCGAACCGGAAGCCGAATAG
- a CDS encoding YegP family protein, giving the protein MGHHFEIYKDKSGEFRVRFSYNSEVMFSTQGYSSKSSAQNAIDSIKKNGPGADVVDNS; this is encoded by the coding sequence ATGGGCCATCATTTTGAAATCTATAAAGACAAGTCCGGCGAATTCCGCGTCCGCTTTAGCTATAACAGCGAAGTGATGTTCTCGACGCAGGGTTATTCGAGCAAGTCGTCTGCACAAAACGCGATCGATTCGATCAAGAAAAACGGCCCGGGCGCCGATGTCGTAGACAACAGCTAG
- a CDS encoding NAD(P)/FAD-dependent oxidoreductase, with amino-acid sequence MAEMIYDFAIAGAGMAGASLAAELAPYASVLVLEAEDAPGYHATGRSAAFWEECYGGPGVVPLTLASGRYLRENGFLTERGALYVGRGEDRDQVDEFVDTFSGTGVTIERLGRTGMAARVPHLRKEWCDAIWEAACADIDVAGLHQHYLKSAKMQGAQINCRARIAGLNRDAGVWTIATEAGDAYRAETVINAAGAWADNLAQLAGAAPIGIEPLRRTVVQLRVSPAAPADLPLVLDINGAFYFKSDNGRLWLSPHDEIPTVPCDAAPEELDVATVIDRFQKVTDWHIEAVERRWAGLRSFAPDRLPVYGRDPHQEGFVWFAGQGGFGIQTAPAAARLGAQIILGHDADDLTRGIDPAPYNPSRFFTIAAASQSSQASGDM; translated from the coding sequence ATGGCCGAGATGATTTACGACTTTGCGATCGCAGGCGCAGGTATGGCGGGTGCCAGCCTCGCGGCGGAGCTTGCTCCATATGCCAGCGTGCTGGTGTTGGAGGCTGAAGATGCACCGGGATACCACGCAACCGGACGATCGGCCGCATTCTGGGAGGAATGTTATGGCGGACCCGGCGTTGTCCCGCTGACGCTCGCCTCGGGCCGCTATTTGCGTGAGAACGGTTTTTTGACAGAACGCGGGGCGCTTTACGTCGGGCGCGGTGAGGACCGGGATCAGGTTGATGAGTTTGTAGATACGTTCAGCGGAACCGGCGTCACCATCGAACGCCTCGGACGGACCGGCATGGCCGCGCGGGTGCCGCATCTTCGCAAAGAATGGTGTGATGCCATCTGGGAAGCTGCCTGCGCCGATATTGATGTTGCCGGGCTGCATCAGCATTACCTTAAATCAGCCAAAATGCAGGGTGCGCAGATCAATTGCCGCGCCCGAATTGCCGGATTGAACCGGGATGCCGGTGTCTGGACCATCGCGACCGAAGCGGGCGACGCCTACCGGGCAGAAACAGTCATCAATGCTGCGGGGGCTTGGGCCGATAATCTTGCCCAATTGGCCGGAGCCGCGCCGATTGGTATCGAACCGCTGCGCCGCACGGTCGTGCAATTGCGCGTTTCGCCTGCGGCGCCTGCTGATCTGCCGTTGGTGCTCGACATCAACGGCGCGTTCTATTTCAAGTCCGATAATGGCCGATTGTGGCTAAGCCCGCATGATGAAATCCCGACTGTGCCGTGCGATGCCGCGCCGGAGGAGCTTGATGTCGCGACTGTGATCGACCGGTTCCAGAAAGTGACAGACTGGCATATCGAAGCCGTCGAGCGCCGCTGGGCAGGCCTGCGCAGTTTCGCACCGGACAGATTGCCGGTGTATGGCCGAGATCCGCATCAAGAAGGCTTTGTCTGGTTCGCCGGGCAGGGCGGCTTTGGTATCCAGACTGCGCCGGCAGCCGCACGTTTGGGTGCGCAAATCATCTTGGGACATGATGCGGATGATCTGACCCGCGGTATTGACCCTGCGCCGTATAATCCGTCTCGATTTTTTACAATTGCAGCAGCGTCACAGTCTAGCCAAGCCAGCGGTGATATGTAA
- a CDS encoding alpha/beta fold hydrolase — MSEALPLNQPATGAAIDRRVIPPDASETIWHAPDGHAVRRIDWPGAATGGDAQPRGSILFLPGRGDAYEKYLECLEQWHRAGWRVTGADWRGQAGSGRLAGDEVTGHISDFNVWVDDLAALWADWTAHTPGPHVLGAHSMGGQIVMRALVDNRIAPDAVFLSAPMLGMAGPPLPIPMLHGVAQVMTKVGDPLRQAWKWSEKPGQLPVGRATLLTHDKDRYADEAWWREARPELVMGPASWHWVERAYASWRELEEPGALEKVKTPILIASTKADKLVSHDANVRSAGRLPNAELMELGDEAAHEILREVDAVRDRVMAKIADFLDKNAPPVSG, encoded by the coding sequence GTGAGTGAAGCATTGCCCTTAAATCAGCCAGCCACAGGTGCCGCCATTGATCGCCGGGTCATCCCGCCTGACGCGAGCGAGACAATCTGGCACGCACCAGACGGACACGCCGTTCGGCGCATCGACTGGCCGGGCGCAGCGACAGGCGGCGACGCGCAGCCGCGCGGCTCAATCCTGTTTTTGCCGGGACGCGGTGATGCCTATGAAAAATACCTCGAATGCCTGGAACAATGGCACCGCGCCGGTTGGCGTGTAACCGGCGCCGATTGGCGCGGACAGGCGGGCAGTGGGCGTTTGGCCGGCGATGAAGTGACCGGACATATTTCTGATTTCAATGTCTGGGTCGATGATCTGGCGGCATTATGGGCGGATTGGACGGCGCATACGCCGGGCCCCCACGTGCTGGGCGCGCATTCCATGGGCGGTCAGATTGTGATGCGCGCTTTGGTCGATAATCGCATTGCGCCGGACGCTGTATTCCTTAGCGCGCCTATGCTCGGCATGGCGGGGCCGCCTTTGCCCATTCCGATGCTGCATGGTGTCGCGCAGGTGATGACCAAGGTTGGTGATCCGCTCAGACAGGCTTGGAAATGGAGCGAGAAACCCGGTCAGTTGCCAGTGGGCCGCGCGACATTGCTGACGCATGATAAAGACCGTTACGCGGATGAAGCGTGGTGGCGCGAGGCGCGGCCAGAATTGGTCATGGGCCCTGCCAGTTGGCACTGGGTTGAGCGGGCTTATGCATCATGGCGTGAATTGGAAGAGCCGGGCGCGCTTGAAAAGGTAAAGACGCCCATTCTGATCGCGTCGACCAAAGCCGACAAATTGGTTAGTCATGATGCCAATGTGCGCTCTGCCGGTCGCTTGCCCAATGCCGAATTGATGGAATTGGGCGATGAAGCCGCGCATGAAATCCTGCGCGAAGTGGATGCCGTGCGTGACCGCGTAATGGCCAAGATTGCAGACTTCCTCGATAAAAACGCCCCGCCTGTCTCTGGCTGA
- a CDS encoding A24 family peptidase, protein MLTMYLHYGLLIALAIALVFAAFTDIRSRQISNKLNLAIAIGAPLFWWSSGLSLWPDIAMQVGVAAAAFAVLAGMFALGMMGGGDVKLLTALALWIEPNSFVQLIIIMALAGGVLTIVMGAWHFLQQQKERLAIPYGVAIAFGGLWVLAANYMPSTAGIA, encoded by the coding sequence ATGCTTACAATGTATCTTCACTACGGTTTGCTGATTGCCTTGGCAATTGCGCTCGTCTTTGCCGCATTCACCGATATCCGCAGCCGCCAGATCAGCAATAAGCTGAATCTCGCCATCGCCATCGGTGCGCCGTTGTTCTGGTGGAGCAGCGGGCTGTCGCTATGGCCCGATATTGCCATGCAGGTTGGCGTAGCTGCCGCGGCCTTTGCCGTGCTTGCAGGGATGTTTGCATTGGGCATGATGGGCGGCGGCGATGTCAAATTGCTGACCGCGCTGGCGCTGTGGATTGAACCCAATTCGTTTGTCCAACTGATCATCATTATGGCGCTGGCCGGCGGGGTTCTGACCATCGTCATGGGCGCCTGGCATTTTCTCCAACAACAAAAAGAACGCCTCGCCATTCCCTATGGTGTGGCCATCGCTTTCGGGGGGCTTTGGGTCCTTGCTGCGAATTACATGCCCAGCACTGCCGGCATCGCGTGA
- the cpaB gene encoding Flp pilus assembly protein CpaB, protein MDRKKLVLLLGALIIAIGTAFAARSMFAEGAAPEVLAAPEPDGPKVLVANRGLPAGTIITADALGYQQWPEELVKDAYFLDGESDVNQLIGTVVRFPVTAGEPLTQGSLVSPGDRGFLAAALAPGMRAVTVPVSARTGVAGFVFPGDRVDVVLTQQYRSEVTDLEYEGSETILKNVRVLATDQSTETVTNEEGKTVVRAFRTVTVEVTPEIAEQVGLAQTMGTLSLSLRPLADSQAELERAIARGDVNIPDGASPEEEERILRAARSGPVSGSKSYESSFGLSQFRRSIQVKDEAIINRRIKAQEQGYSGSAAKSGIVAINPGPTVRVTRGKDTREVPVNTGSSSTNSQLVR, encoded by the coding sequence ATGGATAGGAAGAAACTGGTTCTGCTGCTTGGAGCGCTGATCATCGCGATTGGTACCGCTTTTGCTGCGCGGAGCATGTTCGCAGAAGGCGCTGCGCCGGAGGTCCTCGCGGCCCCTGAGCCAGACGGCCCGAAAGTTCTTGTTGCCAATCGCGGTCTGCCCGCAGGCACGATCATTACGGCTGATGCGCTGGGTTACCAGCAATGGCCCGAAGAACTGGTGAAGGATGCCTATTTCCTTGATGGCGAATCCGATGTGAACCAGTTGATCGGGACGGTTGTCCGTTTCCCGGTTACCGCTGGTGAGCCCCTTACTCAGGGTTCTCTTGTCAGCCCCGGCGATCGCGGCTTTCTGGCTGCGGCGCTTGCCCCTGGTATGCGCGCTGTCACTGTGCCGGTTTCGGCCCGTACCGGTGTCGCTGGCTTCGTTTTCCCGGGTGACCGCGTCGATGTGGTCCTGACCCAGCAATATCGCAGCGAAGTGACCGATCTGGAATATGAAGGATCGGAAACCATCCTCAAGAATGTCCGCGTTCTTGCCACCGACCAATCGACCGAGACGGTAACCAATGAGGAAGGCAAGACTGTTGTTCGCGCTTTCCGCACGGTCACAGTCGAAGTGACGCCGGAAATTGCCGAGCAGGTTGGCCTTGCTCAGACCATGGGCACGCTCAGCTTGTCCCTGCGTCCGCTGGCCGACAGCCAGGCAGAACTTGAACGGGCAATCGCTCGCGGTGATGTCAACATTCCCGATGGCGCAAGCCCTGAGGAAGAAGAGCGTATCTTGCGCGCTGCACGCAGCGGTCCAGTCTCTGGAAGCAAGTCTTACGAATCTTCGTTTGGCCTGTCGCAGTTCCGCCGGTCGATCCAGGTCAAAGATGAAGCGATCATCAACCGCCGGATCAAAGCACAGGAGCAAGGATATTCAGGCAGCGCTGCCAAGTCGGGCATCGTGGCGATCAATCCTGGTCCAACGGTTCGTGTGACCCGCGGCAAAGATACCCGCGAAGTCCCTGTCAACACCGGCAGCAGCAGCACCAATTCGCAGCTTGTGCGCTGA